A window of Gammaproteobacteria bacterium genomic DNA:
TGGGCGGCCTGGCATCGTGGCGCGCCGCGGCCATCGGCAAGGAGGTGGAGGAGGTGGCCGCCCGGCATTCGCTGCCGCTGGGCAAGGTCGCGCAACCGGTGCGGGTTGCCGTCTGCGGAACGCCGGTCTCGCCCCCGATTGACGTCACCCTGGAACTGCTGGGCCGCCGCCGCACGCTGGCGCGCCTGTGGCGCGGTATCGCTTGTATTGAGCGGCAGGCGACGGCGGGAAAGGAAGAGGCGAAGGACCAGGTCTGAACGCGCTTGCCAAGTCTGACGCGCTTGTCTGTGCGGTCTGCGGCAGCGCGGCTACCAGGGCAGCGTCTCGCCATTGGCATGGCGGAATTCGCCGCTGTGTTCCAGGCTCATCGCGTCCATGCGGGCGATGAGGCCGGCGGCCGCCTCGTCGGGCGGAATGCCCTGGCCTCCGGTCAATTCGGTCGCCACCATGCCCGGGTGCAGCAACGCCACCGCGATGCCGCGCCCGCGCAGGTCCCGCGCCAGGCTGACCCCGGCCATGTTCACGGCCGCCTTGGAGAGCCGGTAGCCGTAGTAGCCGCCGGAGGAATTGTCCGCTATGGAGCCCATGCGGCTGGTTATGATCGCCACCCGGGCGCCTCGCTTCAGTTGCGGCAACAGTGCCAGGGTCACCCGCAACGGCCCCAGGACGTTGACCTCGAACTGCCGGCGCACCCGCTCGAAGTCCAGGTTATCCACGCCGTCCGCATACATGATCCCGGCATTGTTGACCAGCAGGTCCAGCGTTACGCCGTCCAGCGCCCGGGCCAGGAGCCGCGCTCCCTCGTCGTTGCTCACGTCCGCCCCCGTTACCGCCCGTATGCCCAGCGCATCCAATTCCGGCGAGGACTTGCGGCAGGCCGCGATCGCCTCGTCGCCGCGCCCGTGCAGCTGGCGGCACAGCTCCAGGCCGATGCCCCTGTTGCCGCCGGTTACCAGTACGGTGGCCACCGCTTGCTACCTTTCCCGCTCCCGTATATATACCGACTTGGGGCCCTGCGGATGGGCGCCTTCCTTGACCCGTTCCTGAATATCGAATAACTCGATTGCCCTCACCAGCTCGCCCAGCTTCAGGTAGCCGTAGTTGCGCGGGTCGAATTCCGGCGCCCGTTTGACGATGATCTGTCCCACCTCCCCCAGGTATGCCCAGCCGTCGTCGTCGGAGACCGATTCCACCGCGCTGTGCAACAGGGTCACGAGTTTCTCGTCCTGTATCAACTGTTCGGAGGTCTTCGGCTTGGTAATGTTGCTCCAGTCGCCCTTGGGTATTTCCAGCACGTCGGTGAACAGGAACTTATCGCAGGCGGATACGAAGGCCTTCGGCGTGCCTCGTTTGCCGATTCCGTACACGACCATGCCGGACTCCCGGAGCCGCGACGCCAGCCGCGTGAAGTCGCTGTCGCTGGATACCAGGCAGAAACCGTCGAAGCGATTGGTGTAGAGCAGGTCCATCGCGTCTATGATCAGGGCGCTGTCGGTGGAGTTCTTGCCGGCGGTGTAGGAAAATTGCTGGAACGGATGCAGCGCGTATTTCAGCAGTGCCTTTTTCCATTCCCCCAGATACGGGGAAGTCCAGTTGCCGTAAACGCGCTTGGTGTTGGCGGTGCCGTATCTGGAGATCTCTTCCAGCAGCGGGCCCATGAGAGACGCCTGGGTATTTTCCGCATCAATCAGGATAGCCAGTCTTTGCGCCTTTTCGTTCGCCATCTTCTTTAGCGCCAGCCCCGTTCCGCGGTTTCGGGCGCTATTTTGTCCTGTTTTTCGTGCCGGGGGGCCGCCGGCAGCCCCCTGTTATTCCTGGAAAGCCCTTACCAGGGTGGAAAAATCGTTTCTCCCCGGGCGGATATAGCGCCGAAAGCCCTCCTCATCCACATACAAGCAATCATATACGATTTTCCGTTGCGCGTCATTCCGCTGCGCCTCGGTCGCGTCTTCGCACCACTGCTTCAGCCGATCCATTTGCGGCGACACATCCTCGTCCCTCCGCCCCTTGGTCTCCACCACATAAATTTCCGATGCGGATTTTTTGACCTGTTGCTTGACCACAAACGGGCGCGTTCCCGCGACCTTGATGTAATCGAGAATCTCCGCGCCGCCTTTGTCGCGCGCGATGCGCGCGCTGATTCCCTGCTTGAACGTTTCCATAATCGTTTTCGCAACCTCCGGTTCGGACAGGTTACGCCAAGTGCCGCACACATATCGGCATCAAGCCAGCGTGTTCTTCTCATGTCTATTTCCACATTGTCAAGAAAGCAATCCTCCGTTTATTTGTGGAGCAACACCAAACTTTCAAAGCCATTTTTATTGTGGTAGGTAGTCGGCAGGGAAATCTTCATACTATCACCCCCAAAATCTGCATGGTATCATTGCCAAAAATATCCACCATCTTGACCGCCAACTTCCGCGCCCCCGGGCCGCACTCGTGGAACGCGCTGGTCAATTCCAGCGTTTGGTTTTTCCTGGTCCGAAAGGACTGCCACTCGTTCTCGAACACAAAATCCCCGCTCTCTTTTTCTACGATTTTGCCGTCGTCGTCGCGCACGCGGATGATTTCCGGTTTGCGCTCAAAGTCAAAATCCACCGCCCAGTAGTCAATCCAGTCGGCCCATTCTTTGGTCAGGATTTCGCGGCTGACAGCGCCGTTTTTTTCTTTGGTGATTTTCACAATCTGCCCGGCGGCGGCGATAACTTTGCTTTTGCCGACCTTCAGATTCGCGAATGCCTCCCGCCCGGCGTCCTGCGAGTAATACACCGAAAAATCGGTCAGCCGCACCGCCACCTTGTTCTTTTTCTTGATTACTTCGGCATCAATGTAAGACACATCGTGAAACACGATTTCCCCTCTGTCCACGGTGCGCTTGTCGAACACTTCCGCCGGGATGTATTTGAGCGCGAGTTCTACGCCTTTGCTTTTGGCGTCTTCCTGGGTTTTCGGGAACATGCCCATTTCGAATTCAAAGGCGAGAATGTCTGCGCGGGTGATTTTCCTCCGCAGGCATTCGCCAACCACTTCCTCCGCGAACAGGCGCGTCACCGGCAGGTTGATGGGGCCGATGGCCACCATGCGCCCGGCTTTTTTGCCGTGGAACACGCCGGACTGCTCCACCGCCTGCGCCGCGTAGGCGCGCAGAATCAGCCGCTGGTAGTCGCGTTGTTTTTGTTGCAGCTGTTGTTGCTGTTGTTTGTCGCTGAGGTTCGGGTTGACGCCGATGTAGTGCTGGCGCTCGTATTTGCCGAGGTTGAGGATGGCAAAGGCGCGGTAATCTTTGCCGCCCGCCTTCAGTTCGCGCTGGACGCCGATCATGCGCTTGCGCGTGGTGTGGATGGCGAACTTGCCTAGGTCGGAGACTATCCATTTGCGGTTCAGTTTTTCGGCGACGGCGGCGGTGGTGCCGGAGCCGCAGAAGAAGTCGGCGACGAGGTCGCCTTCGTTGCTGGAGGCTTTGATGATGCGTTCCACAAGTTTTTCCGGCTTTTGGGTTGGATAGCCAATTTGTTCTTTTGCTTGAGAATTAATTGGATAAATATCAATCCAAATATCCTCTACTGGCTGACCTTGTGAATCATCCAGAAATCTTTTTACTCTCGGCTTGCCCGCATTAGTGAAAACAATCACGCCATCCTGCAGTCCTTGATTGATTTTCTCTTGCGACCAAATCCAATGTTTCCCGGGAGGCGGGGGCAATAACCCCTTTCCCCCAAAATATCTCGCTTCTCCTTGACCTCTCTGGGTAAAGTCAGCCAGTTGATACTGGCGGCCTGTTTTTTCATCTACTAATTTGTAGTGGCTGCTCAAACGCTTGGGATCGTGCTCCGTGTATTGTTTATTGAATAAATGGCCTTCTCGAATTTTTGAATATGCAAACACACTGTCGTGCACATTTCCGAACGACTTCGCTTGGCCTTTTGAGGAACGAATTTTTTGCCAAATTAACTCATTGATAAAATTTTCTTTCCCGAAGATTTCATCCATCACCAGCCGCATATAGCCATTCACCCGCCAATCGCAATGCACGTAAATACTCCCATCATCCGCCAGTAAGTCGCGCATCAGAATCAGCCGCTCGTAAATCATCGCGATAAAAGAATCCGCTCCCTTGCCCCAGGTGTCGCTGTATGCGATTTGCTCCAGCACATTCGGCTTCTTGGTAAAAGTCTCTTCGCCGTCGCCAATCTCTACATCCATGGAAAAATCCGCGCCCACATCGAATGGCGGGTCAATGTAAATCAGTTTCAGGCCGCCAGCCTGTTCGATCTCCTCGCGCAACGGGCCGCCCTTCAATGACGACAGCGCCAATTTGTTGTCGCCCCAGATCAGTTTGTTGACCCACCCCGCCTGTTGCCGCCCGCGCTCGTCGAACAGATAGCCCTGCTGCGGCTCGGCAGTGCCGTCGCCCGCCCGCTTCTCAGCCCGCGGCTCATCCACCTGCTCGATAGTCTGAAACGGCAGCACCACGCTGCTCACCTCGCGGCTTTTGCCGTTCCAGACCAGCTCTACCTCGCGCTTGTCGCCGAACAGTTTGAAGCGGAACTTGTCCGGCAGCGGCTTGTTCGCCTCAATCAGTTTGACGAGGTCGCGCTT
This region includes:
- a CDS encoding site-specific DNA-methyltransferase, with protein sequence MNLSDNEKRDLVKLIEANKPLPDKFRFKLFGDKREVELVWNGKSREVSSVVLPFQTIEQVDEPRAEKRAGDGTAEPQQGYLFDERGRQQAGWVNKLIWGDNKLALSSLKGGPLREEIEQAGGLKLIYIDPPFDVGADFSMDVEIGDGEETFTKKPNVLEQIAYSDTWGKGADSFIAMIYERLILMRDLLADDGSIYVHCDWRVNGYMRLVMDEIFGKENFINELIWQKIRSSKGQAKSFGNVHDSVFAYSKIREGHLFNKQYTEHDPKRLSSHYKLVDEKTGRQYQLADFTQRGQGEARYFGGKGLLPPPPGKHWIWSQEKINQGLQDGVIVFTNAGKPRVKRFLDDSQGQPVEDIWIDIYPINSQAKEQIGYPTQKPEKLVERIIKASSNEGDLVADFFCGSGTTAAVAEKLNRKWIVSDLGKFAIHTTRKRMIGVQRELKAGGKDYRAFAILNLGKYERQHYIGVNPNLSDKQQQQQLQQKQRDYQRLILRAYAAQAVEQSGVFHGKKAGRMVAIGPINLPVTRLFAEEVVGECLRRKITRADILAFEFEMGMFPKTQEDAKSKGVELALKYIPAEVFDKRTVDRGEIVFHDVSYIDAEVIKKKNKVAVRLTDFSVYYSQDAGREAFANLKVGKSKVIAAAGQIVKITKEKNGAVSREILTKEWADWIDYWAVDFDFERKPEIIRVRDDDGKIVEKESGDFVFENEWQSFRTRKNQTLELTSAFHECGPGARKLAVKMVDIFGNDTMQILGVIV
- a CDS encoding SDR family oxidoreductase, which codes for MATVLVTGGNRGIGLELCRQLHGRGDEAIAACRKSSPELDALGIRAVTGADVSNDEGARLLARALDGVTLDLLVNNAGIMYADGVDNLDFERVRRQFEVNVLGPLRVTLALLPQLKRGARVAIITSRMGSIADNSSGGYYGYRLSKAAVNMAGVSLARDLRGRGIAVALLHPGMVATELTGGQGIPPDEAAAGLIARMDAMSLEHSGEFRHANGETLPW
- a CDS encoding NYN domain-containing protein, whose translation is MANEKAQRLAILIDAENTQASLMGPLLEEISRYGTANTKRVYGNWTSPYLGEWKKALLKYALHPFQQFSYTAGKNSTDSALIIDAMDLLYTNRFDGFCLVSSDSDFTRLASRLRESGMVVYGIGKRGTPKAFVSACDKFLFTDVLEIPKGDWSNITKPKTSEQLIQDEKLVTLLHSAVESVSDDDGWAYLGEVGQIIVKRAPEFDPRNYGYLKLGELVRAIELFDIQERVKEGAHPQGPKSVYIRERER